One genomic segment of Lytechinus pictus isolate F3 Inbred chromosome 18, Lp3.0, whole genome shotgun sequence includes these proteins:
- the LOC129282302 gene encoding isovaleryl-CoA dehydrogenase, mitochondrial-like: MALSSSCVAGTGRLRRCFSGIFPRICSVPALNSSRQPFRNQGHYVSVDDVVSGLTEEQQQLRETVFKFAQQELAPYAAEIDAKNTFDNLREFFQKMGSMGFLGITAPEKYGGLAGSYLDHVIIMEELSRASGGIGLSYGAHSNLCVNQIVRNGNEKQKEKYLPKLISGEYIGALAMSEPNSGSDVVSMKLKAERKDDHYVLNGNKFWITNGPDADVLVVYAKTDLGAQPSHGITTFLIEKGMDGFSTAQKLDKLGMRGSNTCELVFEDCKVPVENVMGSLNKGVYVLMSGLDLERLVLAAGPIGLMQAACDAAFPYLHQRKQFGRPIGEFQLMQGKMADMFTRLNSIRSYVYNVARAADNGHVSARDCAAVILVAAETATQVCLDAIQCLGGNGYINDYPTGRLLRDAKLYEIGAGTSEVRRLIIGRSFNEEFKSLL, translated from the exons ATGGCACTCTCATCTTCGTGCGTTGCTGGAACTGGAAGGCTACGCCGTTGCTTTTCAGGGATTTTCCCAAGGATTTGCAGCGTTCCAGCATTGAATTCATCAAGGCAACCATTTAGGAACCAAGGGCACTATGTCTCAGTTGATGATGTTGTATCAGGACTTACAGAGGAACAACAACAG CTCCGAGAAACTGTATTCAAGTTTGCCCAGCAGGAGTTGGCACCCTATGcagctgaaatcgatgccaaaaATACATTCGATAACCTGAGG GAATTCTTCCAGAAGATGGGCAGTATGGGTTTCCTTGGTATAACTGCACCAG aAAAATATGGGGGTTTGGCAGGAAGTTATCTAGATCATGTGATCATAATGGAGGAGCTATCAAGAGCATCTGGAGGTATCGGTCTCAGCTATGGAGCTCATTCCAACCTCTGTGTGAATCAGATTGTGAGGAATGGAAATGAGAAGCAGAAGGAAAAATATTTACCCAAG CTTATCAGCGGTGAGTACATCGGAGCTCTAGCTATGAGTGAACCAAATAGTGGATCAGATGTTGTTTCTATGAAGCTCAAAGCAGAACGAAAAG ATGATCACTACGTATTGAATGGCAACAAGTTCTGGATTACCAACGGGCCTGATGCTGATGTTCTGGTAGTCTACGCCAAAACAGACCTTGGTGCGCAACCAAGTCATGGCATCACAACGTTCCTCATTGAAAAG GGCATGGATGGCTTCAGCACAGCACAGAAACTGGACAAGCTAGGCATGAGAGGATCAAACACATGTGAACTGGTCTTTGAAGATTGCAAAGTGCCAG TTGAGAATGTGATGGGTTCGTTGAATAAAGGAGTCTACGTCTTGATGAGTGGTCTCGATCTAGAAAGATTAGTATTAGCTGCTGGACCAATAGG TTTAATGCAAGCAGCTTGCGATGCAGCATTCCCCTACCTTCACCAAAGAAAACAGTTTGGGCGACCTATTGGAGAGTTTCAG TTAATGCAAGGAAAGATGGCTGACATGTTTACAAGGCTGAACTCAATCAGGTCATACGTCTACAACGTTGCTCGTGCTGCGGACAACGGCCACGTCAGTGCCAGAGATTGTGCGGCTGTGATTCTTGTTGCTGCCGAGACTGCTACACAGGTCTGCTTAGATGCCATTCAATGCTTAG GTGGTAACGGGTACATCAATGACTATCCTACGGGTCGGCTGCTCCGCGATGCCAAGCTCTATGAGATAGGAGCGGGAACCAGCGAAGTTAGACGACTCATCATCGGGAGATCATTCAATGAAGAATTCAAATCTCTTCTCTGA